The Triticum aestivum cultivar Chinese Spring unplaced genomic scaffold, IWGSC CS RefSeq v2.1 scaffold193009, whole genome shotgun sequence genome includes a window with the following:
- the LOC123172323 gene encoding uncharacterized protein, producing MSSDSDIEDDNSYETMRNLVMHQQHNMNMLCSGAAVIFGKYCESWVMKAEPRKSILSGFGWLQETIATPGETYTMLRMTASVFFDLHDLLVRNYGLKETSFVSTYESLAMFLWTLGGCESNRRTQNRFKHSADTIHRKFHEVLQCVVNLASHYLKPQDPNFHIVHDLIKKDRGAYPHLKDCIGAIDGTHIRASIPDGPPKVRYIGRTGMTTQNVMAVCDFDMHFTYASIGQPGSMHDTNVLYHAIEKDRPSFPHPPKGKYYLVDAGYPNRDGYLAPYKGERYHVPDFQRGAPPNTPKEKFNMIHSSKRNCIERTFGVWKMKWQILLKMPNYSFQTQMKIVAATMTLHNYVRLHDKDDLHFIRCERDPDYVPTIPDRYKKYVIPPMLFLRVHRMLQLQRQVLLTWIGLGMN from the exons ATGTCATCGGATAGTGATATTGAGGATGACAATAGTTATGAAACAATGAGGAATTTGGTTATGCATCAACAACATAATATGAACATGCTTTGTTCGGGTGCAGCAGTCATATTTGGCAAGTATTGTGAAAGTTGGGTGATGAAGGCCGAGCCTCGGAAATCTATTTTGAGTGGATTTGGATGGCTTCAAGAGACTATTGCCACACCGGGAGAGACCTACACAATGTTGAGAATGACGGCAAGTGTGTTCTTTGATCTTCATGACTTGTTGGTACGTAACTATGGTctaaaagaaacaagctttgttagCACTTATGAGTCTCTTGCTATGTTCTTGTGGACATTGGGAGGTTGTGAATCAAATAGAAGAACTCAAAATCGCTTCAAACATTCAGCGGATACTATCCATCGTAAATTCCATGAGGTTCTACAATGTGTAGTGAACCTGGCATCTCACTACCTTAAGCCACAAGACCCAAACTTCCACATTGTGCATGATCTAATTAAAAAGGATAGGGGGGCTTATCCTCATCTCAAAGATTGCATTGGTGCAATTGATGGGACTCATATAAGAGCTTCTATTCCCGATGGGCCACCAAAAGTTAGGTACATTGGGAGGACGGGCATGACAACTCAGAATGTGATGGCGGTATGTGACTTCGATATGCACTTTACTTATGCTTCAATTGGGCAACCTGGTTCTATGCATGATACAAATGTATTATACCATGCAATTGAGAAGGACAGGCCCTCCTTCCCCCATCCTCCAAAGG GCAAGTATTACCTTGTAGATGCCGGGTATCCTAATAGAGATGGATATCTAGCACCATACAAAGGAGAACGGTATCATGTCCCTGACTTCCAAAGAGGTGCACCTCCAAATACTCCTAAGGAGAAGTTCAACATGATTCACTCTTCCAAACGCAATTGCATAGAGAGAACCTTTGGAGTGTGGAAAATGAAATGGCAAATTCTCCTCAAGATGCCAAACTACTCGTTCCAAACACAGATGAAGATTGTTGCAGCTACTATGACATTGCACAACTATGTTCGCCTCCATGACAAAGACGATCTCCACTTTATTCGATGTGAAAGAGATCCGGATTATGTGCCAACAATTCCGGATAGATATAAGAAGTATGTTATTCCTCCGATGTTATTCCTCCGAGTGCATCGGATGCTTCAACTTCAGAGGCAAGTGCTCCTGACATGGATAGGTTTAGGAATGAACTAG